From one Streptomyces sp. R41 genomic stretch:
- a CDS encoding GntR family transcriptional regulator, whose translation MRIPAHSVCTAIRDDIVAGVYERGSRLTEELLARRYGVSRVPVREALRTLEAEGFVVTRRHAGACVAEPTEQEASDLLEMRMLLEPLGAARAAQRRTEAHLKVLRGLVRLGQERARRGHSEDLRSLGGWFHETLAQASGSPALTSTLAQLRHKIAWMYAVEAPANPAESWAEHGGIVDAVARGDSERARAITALHTERAAVAHRLRFPGGGDRPDRVRTSQPPVNMTGLRH comes from the coding sequence ATGCGTATTCCGGCGCACTCGGTATGCACGGCGATCCGTGACGACATCGTCGCGGGTGTCTACGAGCGAGGCAGCCGGCTCACCGAGGAACTGCTCGCGCGGCGCTACGGCGTCTCGCGCGTCCCCGTGCGCGAGGCCCTGCGCACGCTGGAGGCCGAGGGCTTCGTCGTCACCCGTCGGCACGCGGGCGCGTGCGTCGCGGAGCCCACCGAGCAGGAGGCCTCCGACCTGCTGGAGATGCGCATGCTGCTTGAGCCGCTGGGTGCCGCGCGGGCCGCGCAGCGCCGTACCGAGGCCCACCTCAAGGTGCTCCGAGGCCTGGTCAGGCTGGGTCAGGAGCGGGCCAGGAGGGGCCACAGCGAGGACCTGCGCTCGCTGGGCGGCTGGTTCCACGAGACCCTCGCGCAGGCTTCCGGAAGCCCCGCCCTCACCTCCACGCTCGCCCAGCTGCGGCACAAGATCGCATGGATGTACGCGGTGGAGGCGCCGGCCAACCCCGCCGAGTCCTGGGCGGAGCACGGCGGCATCGTGGACGCCGTGGCGCGCGGTGACAGCGAGCGGGCCCGGGCGATCACGGCCCTGCACACCGAGCGTGCCGCGGTCGCGCACCGGCTCCGATTTCCCGGCGGCGGAGATCGTCCGGACCGTGTGAGGACTTCGCAACCTCCCGTAAACATGACGGGCCTGCGGCATTAA
- a CDS encoding HPr family phosphocarrier protein has product MAERRVNVGWAEGLHARPASIFVRAATASGIPVTIAKADGNPVNAASMLAVLGLGAQGGEEIVLASDAEGADAALDRLAKLVAEGLEELPETV; this is encoded by the coding sequence ATGGCTGAGCGCCGCGTCAACGTCGGCTGGGCCGAGGGCCTCCACGCCCGCCCCGCTTCCATCTTCGTCCGGGCCGCGACGGCCTCCGGTATCCCCGTGACGATCGCCAAGGCCGACGGCAACCCCGTCAACGCGGCCTCCATGCTCGCTGTCCTCGGGCTGGGCGCCCAGGGCGGCGAGGAGATCGTCCTCGCGTCCGACGCCGAGGGTGCGGACGCTGCCCTCGACCGTCTGGCGAAGCTGGTCGCCGAGGGGCTTGAGGAGCTCCCCGAGACCGTCTGA